One window from the genome of Schistocerca piceifrons isolate TAMUIC-IGC-003096 chromosome 8, iqSchPice1.1, whole genome shotgun sequence encodes:
- the LOC124712465 gene encoding endoplasmin-like: MRIVVLFVFLFLVHEIRANDESHVQLDLDIGSSREALRTDDEVIKREEEAIKIDGLNVSQVKQMKEAVQKFTFQAEVSRMMKLIINSLYRNKEIFLRELISNASDALDKIRLLSLTDDSALSATNELVIRIKIDQDDRIIHITDTGIGMTRKDLINNLGTIAKSGTSDFFGRMQNSSFTKEEMSDLIGQFGVGFYSSFLVADKVVVKSKHNDDKQYIWESDAGSFSITVDPDGDSLKRGTTVSLHLKEDAYEYTDRETVKKLVQKYSQFINFPIYLWHQKTVEEKVIETPMKETKTRKDDLGVEEELQENEAITVKKLVDDWELLNVDKPIWTRKPSEVQNEEYYEFYKALTRDTKNPLAKMHFAVEGDVAFKAVLFIPQEQPEEILKNYGKWTDNIKFYVRRVFITDEFKDMLPDYIQFVKGVVDSDDLPLNVSRETLQQHKLIKVIQRKLIRKALDMMLQLEKEDYMKFWKEYSTNIKLGVLEDSINRAKLAKLLMFHSSYSNSMTTLSEYIERAKPNQDQIYYIAGATLEDLQTSPLVEGLLRRGYEVLYMIEAVDEYCINKLPEFGMKRFQNIAKEDFIMPIAEDDNVDWEKIMEEYEPLIHWLERDVLKEKIQRAKISQRLMESPCALVASVFGYTGNMERLAVSTAHRKSYQNDNRSKIKTKKIMEINPHHELIRELHRRFKYQPGDETVKQMAIMLYRLAALKSGYMLDDTFAFSQEVENMMVKLLGTGEFKEDSGRIKTGSIEDEDIHEEL; encoded by the coding sequence TGTCACAAGTAAAGCAGATGAAGGAGGCGgtacaaaaatttacttttcagGCGGAAGTTAGCCGGATGATGAAACTCATAATTAATTCCCTGTATCGCAATAAGGAAATATTTTTAAGAGAGCTTATTTCCAATGCTTCTGATGCACTTGATAAAATTCGTCTTTTGTCTCTGACAGATGATTCTGCCCTGAGTGCAACAAATGAGCTGGTCATTAGAATAAAGATTGACCAAGATGATCGGATTATTCATATCACTGACACTGGGATTGGGATGACAAGGAAAGACCTCATAAACAACCTTGGAACTATAGCGAAGTCTGGAACTTCAGATTTCTTTGGTAGAATGCAAAATTCATCTTTCACAAAAGAAGAAATGAGTGACCTGATTGGACAGTTTGGTGTTGGGTTCTATTCTTCTTTTCTTGTTGCTGATAAGGTAGTGGTGAAGAGTAAGCATAATGATGACAAGCAGTATATATGGGAGTCAGATGCAGGAAGCTTTTCCatcacagtggatcctgatggtGACAGTTTGAAACGAGGAACCACAGTAAGTCTTCATCTGAAAGAAGATGCTTATGAATACACAGATAGAGAAACTGTCAAAAAATTAGTTCAGAAATATTCACAGTTTATAAACTTCCCTATTTACCTTTGGCACCAAAAGACTGTTGAAGAAAAGGTCATTGAAACTCCTATGaaggaaacaaaaacaagaaaagatgATTTGGGCGTGGAAGAAGAGCTGCAAGAGAATGAAGctataactgtaaaaaaattagtaGATGACTGGGAGCTTCTAAATGTTGATAAGCCCATCTGGACTAGGAAGCCATCGGAAGTGCAAAATGAAGAGTACTATGAATTTTACAAAGCACTGACAAGAGACACAAAAAATCCGTTAGCAAAAATGCATTTTGCAGTAGAAGGTGATGTTGCTTTCAAAGCTGTTCTGTTCATCCCACAAGAACAACCAGAAGAGATTCTAAAAAATTATGGGAAGTGGACAGATAATATCAAGTTTTATGTACGTCGGGTGTTTATAACAGACGAGTTCAAAGACATGCTCCCAGACTATATACAATTTGTGAAAGGTGTTGTTGATTCTGATGACTTGCCACTTAATGTATCTCGTGAAACACTTCagcaacataaattaataaaagtcATTCAGAGAAAACTTATTCGGAAAGCACTTGATATGATGCTTCAGCTTGAAAAGGAAGAttacatgaaattttggaaggaataCTCTACTAACATCAAACTAGgagttcttgaggacagtattaatCGAGCAAAATTGGCGAAACTTTTAATGTTTCATTCTTCTTATAGCAATAGTATGACAACCTTgtcagaatacatagaaagagcaAAACCAAATCAGGATCAGATCTATTACATTGCAGGGGCTACACTGGAGGACCTGCAAACATCACCTCTTGTGGAGGGTCTCCTCAGAAGAGGCTATGAAGTTCTGTATATGATTGAAGCAGTAGATGAGTACTGTATAAACAAATTGCCAGAATTTGGGATGAAAAGATTCCAAAATATAGCCAAAGAAGATTTTATAATGCCGATAGCAGAGGATGATAACGTAGACTGGgaaaaaattatggaagaatatgaaccACTCATCCATTGGTTAGAAAGAGATGTATTAAAAGAGAAAATACAACGCGCAAAAATTTCCCAAAGACTCATGGAATCTCCTTGTGCTCTGGTAGCTAGCGTATTTGGCTATACAGGGAACATGGAACGCTTGGCTGTATCAACAGCTCACAGAAAATCATATCAGAATGACAACagaagcaaaataaagacaaagaaGATAATGGAAATCAATCCCCATCATGAATTAATTAGGGAGTTACATAGACGATTTAAATACCAACCAGGAgatgaaactgtgaaacaaatgGCCATTATGTTATACCGTCTTGCTGCTTTGAAGTCTGGATATATGTTAGATGATACCTTCGCATTTTCTCAAGAAGTAGAAAATATGATGGTAAAACTTCTTGGCACTGGAGAGTTCAAGGAAGATTCTGGAAGGATCAAAACCggcagtattgaagatgaagataTTCATGAAGAGCtataa